In one window of Bemisia tabaci chromosome 6, PGI_BMITA_v3 DNA:
- the LOC140224758 gene encoding uncharacterized protein isoform X1 — translation MAKLQLLSVGMPCSKYIECLIFVGIEASSSKLKHGEDPGGVRRFVVVPSIEPESERSVLDLFSADRVQIIRRKNECPATLITAIKNRRAAIQILFLCPSESDVYVEYNLPGDMGLEITREIGGWLPSTGHLINFRDRNKFYEVAGREKIRSVFEDYGSLQIIFQLIKFNSDIHYRSRRGTTFLHLAIEARCEPLVQCLLENGADIEKKTSFQETALQLAIECGSPISILKILINHGADINANYSMNSNPLILALRQESYGTDTIKFLLDSGANVNSNEEYLGVTDNAIEEAAVRSPDILSCILNYRPQLDNTVLRRVIHRVSDLNIKDRIDDLNVSIDKLLENGFDLDPNDASDVELLIGAVKVGNMELVLRLINLGARPCDVSDCDGWTALHEAASESGERMIRVLVDHGADVYVKTAEGDTPLTVAAKHGNLEAFRFLLSLGANIKENPYLLYAEHRLDLAGHLSSCREPPTPNEFLLMLEYPYPFLAKDLRFDQISYIALWIKDLLEYDFLSFERIENLLENDNFDPDLNSTMTLCEHIEALMVADLSINKNLNGNEILDKLGLPPCSEDSTRKYGIEIAAMKEKVIEGSVISFRDVLEATLPQIVNFLYNNSIFETLKNSENYLEFPSYTGMISRRFRKAYFRKLLVDQGVKMLNILFTTTGKLPFRILRQIVTYLSNQELLILSSVFKTPSDKRFIDNLCGILSNNPSTS, via the exons ATGGCAAAG CTGCAGTTGTTATCCGTCGGAATGCCGTGCTCTAAGTATATTGAATGTTTGATTTTCGTTGGAATAGAGGCATCTTCGTCAAAGCTGAAACATGGTGAAGACCCAGGAGGAGTTAGACGCTTCGTTGTAGTTCCCAGTATTGAGCCTGAGTCGGAAAGAAGCGTCCTCGACCTCTTCTCTGCCGACCGTGTCCAAATTATCCGGAGAAAAAACGAATGTCCCGCCACACTCATTACAGCAATTAAAAACAGGAGGGCAGCAATCCAGATTCTTTTCCTATGTCCTTCGGAATCCGATGTTTACGTCGAGTATAACCTTCCAGGAGATATGGGTCTGGAGATAACCCGAGAAATCGGTGGATGGTTGCCAAGCACTGGTCATCTGATTAATTTCCGTGATCGGAATAAATTTTATGAAGTTGCCGGACGCGAAAAAATTCGATCCGTTTTTGAAGACTATGGATCTctccaaattatttttcagcTCATTAAATTTAACTCCGATATCCACTATCGGAGCAGGCGTGGAACTACATTTTTGCATCTGGCTATTGAGGCAAGATGCGAGCCGCTTGTTCAGTGCCTCCTAGAAAACGGTGccgatattgaaaaaaaaacgtctTTCCAGGAAACAGCGTTACAGTTGGCGATAGAATGTGGCTCACCTATTTCCATTCTGAAGATCCTTATCAATCACGGAGCAGATATAAACGCAAACTATTCAATGAACTCGAATCCGTTGATTTTAGCTTTACGCCAGGAGTCTTATGGTACAGATACCATAAAGTTTCTCTTGGATAGTGGGGCAAACGTGAACTCAAATGAAGAGTATCTTGGGGTTACTGATAATGCAATCGAGGAAGCCGCCGTAAGGAGCCCAGACATTTTGTCCTGCATTCTAAATTACAGACCACAGCTAGATAACACGGTTCTCCGACGAGTTATTCATCGCGTCTCAGATCTTAATATAAAGGATAGAATCGACGATTTAAATGTCTCAATTGATAAGCTTTTAGAGAATGGATTTGACTTGGACCCAAATGATGCCAGTGATGTGGAATTACTCATCGGAGCCGTTAAAGTGGGAAATATGGAGTTGGTCCTACGATTGATCAATTTAGGAGCTAGACCCTGCGACGTGTCTGACTGCGACGGTTGGACAGCGTTGCACGAAGCAGCTTCGGAATCTGGCGAACGCATGATTCGTGTGCTGGTCGACCATGGAGCAGATGTCTATGTCAAAACGGCTGAAGGAGACACTCCGTTAACCGTGGCCGCCAAGCATGGAAACCTGGAGGCTTTCAGGTTCCTCCTTTCGCTCGGAGCAAATATAAAAGAGAATCCGTACCTTTTGTATGCGGAACATCGTTTAGATTTGGCGGGACATCTCAGCAGCTGTCGAGAGCCCCCAACTCCGAATGAGTTCTTATTAATGTTAGAATATCCTTATCCCTTTTTAGCCAAAGATCTCAGATTTGATCAAATTAGTTACATCGCGTTGTGGATCAAGGACTTACTAGAATATGACTTCTTAAGTTTTGAACGTATCGAAAATTTGCTCGAGAATGACAATTTTGACCCAGACCTCAATTCGACAATGACTTTATGTGAGCATATCGAAGCCTTGATGGTAGCCGATCTGTCCATCAACAAGAATTTAAATGGGAATGAAATTTTAGATAAACTAGGGCTTCCACCCTGTTCCGAAGATTCGACCCGAAAGTACGGAATCGAAATCGCTGCCATGAAAGAGAAGGTCATCGAAGGCTCCGTAATTTCGTTCCGCGACGTGTTGGAGGCAACCTTGCCGCAAATCGTCAATTTCTTGTACAACAACAGTATTTTCGAAACGTTGAAGAATAGCGAGAATTACTTAGAGTTCCCATCTTACACTGGAATGATATCAAGACGATTTCGTAAGGCGTACTTCCGAAAATTACTGGTGGACCAAGGTGTTAAAATGTTGAACATTTTATTCACCACCACCGGCAAACTACCATTTAGAATATTGCGGCAAATTGTGACTTATTTGAGTAACCAAGAACTACTCATCTTATCGAGTGTGTTTAAAACACCCTCCGATAAAAGGTTCATTGATAACCTATGCGGAATCCTCTCAAATAATCCGTCAACCTCCTAA
- the LOC140224758 gene encoding uncharacterized protein isoform X2, producing MPCSKYIECLIFVGIEASSSKLKHGEDPGGVRRFVVVPSIEPESERSVLDLFSADRVQIIRRKNECPATLITAIKNRRAAIQILFLCPSESDVYVEYNLPGDMGLEITREIGGWLPSTGHLINFRDRNKFYEVAGREKIRSVFEDYGSLQIIFQLIKFNSDIHYRSRRGTTFLHLAIEARCEPLVQCLLENGADIEKKTSFQETALQLAIECGSPISILKILINHGADINANYSMNSNPLILALRQESYGTDTIKFLLDSGANVNSNEEYLGVTDNAIEEAAVRSPDILSCILNYRPQLDNTVLRRVIHRVSDLNIKDRIDDLNVSIDKLLENGFDLDPNDASDVELLIGAVKVGNMELVLRLINLGARPCDVSDCDGWTALHEAASESGERMIRVLVDHGADVYVKTAEGDTPLTVAAKHGNLEAFRFLLSLGANIKENPYLLYAEHRLDLAGHLSSCREPPTPNEFLLMLEYPYPFLAKDLRFDQISYIALWIKDLLEYDFLSFERIENLLENDNFDPDLNSTMTLCEHIEALMVADLSINKNLNGNEILDKLGLPPCSEDSTRKYGIEIAAMKEKVIEGSVISFRDVLEATLPQIVNFLYNNSIFETLKNSENYLEFPSYTGMISRRFRKAYFRKLLVDQGVKMLNILFTTTGKLPFRILRQIVTYLSNQELLILSSVFKTPSDKRFIDNLCGILSNNPSTS from the coding sequence ATGCCGTGCTCTAAGTATATTGAATGTTTGATTTTCGTTGGAATAGAGGCATCTTCGTCAAAGCTGAAACATGGTGAAGACCCAGGAGGAGTTAGACGCTTCGTTGTAGTTCCCAGTATTGAGCCTGAGTCGGAAAGAAGCGTCCTCGACCTCTTCTCTGCCGACCGTGTCCAAATTATCCGGAGAAAAAACGAATGTCCCGCCACACTCATTACAGCAATTAAAAACAGGAGGGCAGCAATCCAGATTCTTTTCCTATGTCCTTCGGAATCCGATGTTTACGTCGAGTATAACCTTCCAGGAGATATGGGTCTGGAGATAACCCGAGAAATCGGTGGATGGTTGCCAAGCACTGGTCATCTGATTAATTTCCGTGATCGGAATAAATTTTATGAAGTTGCCGGACGCGAAAAAATTCGATCCGTTTTTGAAGACTATGGATCTctccaaattatttttcagcTCATTAAATTTAACTCCGATATCCACTATCGGAGCAGGCGTGGAACTACATTTTTGCATCTGGCTATTGAGGCAAGATGCGAGCCGCTTGTTCAGTGCCTCCTAGAAAACGGTGccgatattgaaaaaaaaacgtctTTCCAGGAAACAGCGTTACAGTTGGCGATAGAATGTGGCTCACCTATTTCCATTCTGAAGATCCTTATCAATCACGGAGCAGATATAAACGCAAACTATTCAATGAACTCGAATCCGTTGATTTTAGCTTTACGCCAGGAGTCTTATGGTACAGATACCATAAAGTTTCTCTTGGATAGTGGGGCAAACGTGAACTCAAATGAAGAGTATCTTGGGGTTACTGATAATGCAATCGAGGAAGCCGCCGTAAGGAGCCCAGACATTTTGTCCTGCATTCTAAATTACAGACCACAGCTAGATAACACGGTTCTCCGACGAGTTATTCATCGCGTCTCAGATCTTAATATAAAGGATAGAATCGACGATTTAAATGTCTCAATTGATAAGCTTTTAGAGAATGGATTTGACTTGGACCCAAATGATGCCAGTGATGTGGAATTACTCATCGGAGCCGTTAAAGTGGGAAATATGGAGTTGGTCCTACGATTGATCAATTTAGGAGCTAGACCCTGCGACGTGTCTGACTGCGACGGTTGGACAGCGTTGCACGAAGCAGCTTCGGAATCTGGCGAACGCATGATTCGTGTGCTGGTCGACCATGGAGCAGATGTCTATGTCAAAACGGCTGAAGGAGACACTCCGTTAACCGTGGCCGCCAAGCATGGAAACCTGGAGGCTTTCAGGTTCCTCCTTTCGCTCGGAGCAAATATAAAAGAGAATCCGTACCTTTTGTATGCGGAACATCGTTTAGATTTGGCGGGACATCTCAGCAGCTGTCGAGAGCCCCCAACTCCGAATGAGTTCTTATTAATGTTAGAATATCCTTATCCCTTTTTAGCCAAAGATCTCAGATTTGATCAAATTAGTTACATCGCGTTGTGGATCAAGGACTTACTAGAATATGACTTCTTAAGTTTTGAACGTATCGAAAATTTGCTCGAGAATGACAATTTTGACCCAGACCTCAATTCGACAATGACTTTATGTGAGCATATCGAAGCCTTGATGGTAGCCGATCTGTCCATCAACAAGAATTTAAATGGGAATGAAATTTTAGATAAACTAGGGCTTCCACCCTGTTCCGAAGATTCGACCCGAAAGTACGGAATCGAAATCGCTGCCATGAAAGAGAAGGTCATCGAAGGCTCCGTAATTTCGTTCCGCGACGTGTTGGAGGCAACCTTGCCGCAAATCGTCAATTTCTTGTACAACAACAGTATTTTCGAAACGTTGAAGAATAGCGAGAATTACTTAGAGTTCCCATCTTACACTGGAATGATATCAAGACGATTTCGTAAGGCGTACTTCCGAAAATTACTGGTGGACCAAGGTGTTAAAATGTTGAACATTTTATTCACCACCACCGGCAAACTACCATTTAGAATATTGCGGCAAATTGTGACTTATTTGAGTAACCAAGAACTACTCATCTTATCGAGTGTGTTTAAAACACCCTCCGATAAAAGGTTCATTGATAACCTATGCGGAATCCTCTCAAATAATCCGTCAACCTCCTAA